The DNA window gcaGAAGATACTGAAGCACGACGGCAACCGTCCTTCCACTCTAGACACAGAACGGGGTTGCTTTCTGCGCGATGTGCATGAACTCTAAAAACCAACACTGCCCTACGTCCCCAGGACACACTGGCTACCACTGCCTAGTAAATGATCGCGTGCCGTGAACGAGGCCTGGGGCTTCGCATTCGTGCGAAAGTGCTAGAACACACGCAAGAACCTGGTTTCGCTGTTGCGAACTAGACAGCATTGCGCAAGCGCGACAAGCCGAAAGTGTAGTCACGGCTCTTACAAAACTGTCTTGTtacagagagagagcacCGCTCAACAAACCCAGAAGTCACCGTCCTCTAGTAGATGCCCCATCGATCCGCCAAGAGGCCTTGCAACTGTTGTATGAAAGGGGatgaggcgctcgccgctctttgtagcccgcggccgcgctctcgctcAAGTTCTCGCAGATGCATCTCCAGAAGGCGGACGTCTCGAGAGGGGAGACGCCGAAATTGGCGCTTCGCTGCACGCAAGGCTCTCGAGGTGCATTGGTGCATCTCCGCAACGAACGCCGCGTCCGCAGGGCAGCCATGCAACCGGGTTTCGCTCCCAGCACCTACATCTAGTCGCGCGCTGTCCCCAGCGGCTCCGGTGTTTGGCTCGTGAGCACAGCCATTGGCGCCGCACAGAAGCTCGCACTGGTGATTGAGccacgcagcggcagcaagGGAGGGCACGACGGCCGTCAGCCCCTTTTCTGTACTCAGCCAGCACTGCGCGTCGGTCGCGCTGTTGACTGgtggctcgcggccgctATCAGATGAATCTGAGTCGGGGTGcagctcgcctgcctcgacaGCGGCTTCAGAATTGACACTTCTGCACGCACGTAAGCAGCTGCCAacgtctccgccgcttgcCTGTGCACCGCCGGTGCTTGTCGCCGTTGCTTCCATcacgcggcgaagaaacCCGGAGACCACGGGGACGAGGTACAGGGAAGCGGATACGCGTCGGGCGTCACCGTTCGCCGCAGGGCAAACCGAGTCCCCGTTTGCGCTTGCAGTTTCGGAGAAACAACGAGGAAGGATGGGCAGCAAGTGAACAAGGATGTGGTCCGATAGCGCCGGATCCGGTACTCTGTGGAGGCACGCCAGCTGCACAAGAAACACCGACGCACGCAGGAACAGAGAGAGTGTGACAGCCAccttgcgccgccgccgggttCGTAATTCTCTGGCCCGGCGCCACAAGATGGCTGCGAAGCAAACGCGTTGTGACCCCCTTCCAGCCAGTCGGCTCGAGCCGCAGCCATGAGAATGCGCAGAAAAGGTTTAGCCCCGAGTCGACGTACCAGGGCTCGGAGCGCCAAGGCAGCAGCTCGGGGATCGACGCGTGAGTCGTAAGAAAGCAACGCGAGCTGGAGaacgagaaggcggcagcaggcgagctTTCCTCGATCTACACTGGGCAGACCGCCCGCGAAtccgagagacgcgaagcacCGCTCCAGTTCCGTCTTGAGGTTCCAAAAAGCCACCAGCCGCAGCAACAACGCCGAGCAACTTGTGACCACCTCGGAGATTTCCGACGAGGTCTGCGGTGAGTGAGATACCGTGGCCGCTTTCATGGGCGCAACGGCGAGGgacagcagaggcagaagctCCTGAAGCACATCTAGGAGGTAGTGCCCTTCAGGCAACACATCTATCCATTCTGCGCCCTCGGCCGCAGGCGATAGAGCCGGCGCTGAACGATGCGGCtgacgcgcacgccgcagtGGAAGCAGCCCTGTCAGGACTGTGACATCTCGAAGACTGTCCACGAGCTCGGAGGTGGCAATCGGGCAcggcctgcctctctctctatcGTCCGCTCCACCGGATGTCGCAGCATGAATCATAGCCCGAGCTGCACGCTCAACGGAGTTCTCCCCGGACAGGTCCTCCGAGCTCAACTCCCGCCGCGAGGAACTGCGTAGCGAGGATCGCCCCGCAGCGACAGGCACCCAaccgtcgcgctcggcgctAGCCAGCTCGACTCCACACACGGGCATCTGCCTTTCATTTGAGGCGGGGAGGGTCGACAGCAGAGCCATGTTGACAAGAGAACCGCTGCGACTGGGGAAGAAAATCGCACTTcgcgagacgaggcggagctggAGAGCAATATCGCGGTAGAGTAACGGAAGGCCCTGGACAAAGGACACACAGAAGGAATCATACGTGTCAGTCACGACCGAAAGCATCCCACGAGGCATGAAACGGCTACCATTTTCTGAGTGCATACGACCAAAGCCATAAAACGTCAACATGTATCCACTCATGTATACACTCATGGAAGCGAGACTCTCGCCAGACAAGAAAGAGGGTGCTCCACGAGCGAAGCTCGACTCAGACGGTATTCGAACGCTGAGGTGATTCAAACGCACAAGAGCCTACTATCAAAGCCGGTGAAGTGCGGCAGGAGGCACGAGCTCGGGTCCTCTCGTTTCTGGGGGCGCCTGAATGCCCCAGAGGGCAACCGTGCCTGAGGGCCGAattctcgcgccgcagcaagcCTGCGAGCGGCCGGTTACGAGAGGCATCCGCGGCCGGGTGTGAACCGCCTAAGGAGCCACCAGGTGTCTCTTAGCGCGCAAAGCGTCCGTTGACTACGACAGCCCGCCGGTGACTCACTCCAGCGAGCGCTGCCTCAACCTCTAGGAGACCGTCGCTCTTGTCGCTGAGAAGCTGTGCAAGTCGCTGGTGCTTGGGCAGCATCTGGGCCTCGGCAAAGCGTCTCGTCGCCCGGAGGAGCCGGAAGAGCTGTCCCTTCTCGAAccgggcgcgcctgctcgactccagcagcagcaggcccagcgcgccagccgcgaggcgcctcagCGTGTCTTCTCGCTCCTGCAGGACCTGCCGCAGGCGTTGCTTCGCTTCGCGGCGgttcgcgcccgcggcgcgccgggcgaggagaccttCCGCGGACGgcaggaaagaagagaagtAGAACGCAGGCCGGCGGGACACACTTGTCGCAAGCGTCGTGGAGGTGGCTGCCTCGAGCAGGTGGAGAAGTACAGTagacggaagaagagggaggcagGGCAAGAGGATCTGCAGACAGACAGGCGTGTCAGACAACGCACCGCCACACACTGCTCTTGGATTCAAAGAATACCCAACACGACAGGCGAGCGGCCCGGTTCTTGGTGTGTCAGAACAACCTCGCATGCGAGGCGGAACAAACTCTCGCTTTCACTCGGCGTCTGAGAGGCGCAACACCACTTAACACTTCATCTCAAAGACTGAGAAAGTGGACTGGAAGGAGGGCGtgggctgctgcagcagacggcaTATCAGCTTCACGCAAGATAAACGAGGCGTGTGCGCAAACAAACCTTTACATCGATTCACCGGTCCAacctgcgcgtgtgcgtgtgctgGTGACATGACCCAGCCACGCGGACAACTACGGCGCAGAGTTGAACTGCTGGTTGCCCCGCCAGCATCATCGCTGCGACACAGCGGCGAAACTGCATtcgcgggctccgccgctccACACTGCACGTCGGCAGAAGGCGACTCACAGCActgcctgcgcagagggGCACGCCGCACGTCTCACGTCTCTCTCGACAGGACCCCTGTCGAGAAAGACTTGAGACCACTTCCACCGCCTGCTGTCCCTTACCGCCTGGCAGAAGAcgggcagcgcctgctgctgcattcCTGGCGGGCCGATGCGCTCCCAGAGTGCCATCCCGTGGAGCAGTCTGTGCACCAGCGCGCGCTCCTTCACTtgctcgctgcggctcccTCCAGggccgcgtccgctgccgctgccgagaGCTCCGCTGGGGCGTCGGCCGTCCGCCGGTCTCGTCCGCACGTCCCGCGACACCCGAGACTTCCCGTGCCAGCCGTCAGGGCGGCGCGTTTCCCTGTCTTCAGTGGAACCGGCCGCCCTGCCACTTGCCCCTGCATGCGACTCCTCGAGCGCCAGATGGATTTGCCGCAAGCTCGGTCCCCCCAGACGCACAAGCATCTGTTCTGCGGCCCAGAGAAACAGCCTCTCCTCAGGGGTCTcgacggcagcgagggcAAGAGGAAGCGCGGCAAGCTCGTCCTCTGGCAgcacagacgcagcggcagaggcagcagcgccttctccctctttctGCTGCTCCTTCATGCGCtcaagaaggagaaggaaccCCTTTTCTGCGCGGATGTGCGATGCGTGCGAGAGGACCGACAGCGATGCCGCCGTCTGCCAGGCGCGCACGAGGATCCCAGCATCCAacagcgcgtcgcgctcactcagcagccgcgcctgtgCAGCCTTTGCTGCTCGCCGGATTAACGCATCTGGAGACGGACTGCTCAGGAGGACGGTTGGAGGATTTTTGCAGAGTCTGGTGTCCTCAATGCGACGAGCAACGTGATGATCGAGTAGCGAGGAAGCAATTTccgccaggcggcggaggctaACCTGCCGCAGGCGATTCTCGTGGAGaagcgcgtctgctgccgcagcggctgtcaAGGTGTCGACGCATCCAAAAACCCGCAAGGCGTGCGCCGTTGCTGCAAACTCGTCGTCAGTCAAAGATGCCCATCTCTGCGGACTCTGCAGCACCCGAATCATGAGCTTCAACAGCGAACTCAACGATTCAGGGAGGAGCTCgagacgaagccgcgcaCTCTCGTCCGCCGTAGCGAACTCCGAAATGCTTGAGGCAAAcggcggaagcagcgccaCAAGGCCGGGGAGGAGGACAGAGGCTGCCGCATCCCTGAGTTTGTCGAGGACATCGTCACGCAGCGAACAGACATCGGATTCTTGAGCATCGGGTGACGTGGTGTTGTCTGGTTGGTGCGCTGCTGTGTCCACGGCGGCTGAGGCACTCGCACCGCCGAATCTTGAAGAatccgcgacggcgtcgacgAGTGATAATGCTTGCTTTGATAGGTCCTCAATTCGCGTGGGCAGCGCAGGCCTGtccggcggaggcaggctgGCGTGCGAGCCTGAAGACGCTCGCTTGGCAGCCCGCCCTGAAGCGGTCAGATCCGCTATGGAATCTGCGCAGGAGAGATGAAGcgacgtcgcctcgctggcaagctgaagcaggcggaggcgcgcctcggaAACTCGGACGGGACAGAAGGGCCCAGCCAGGCCGCCGGTCGATGCGGAAGAGTTGGACTCCACcaagcgaggagacggggTAGCAACTACTGGCAGCGTCGCAGAAGagcacgacgacgacgagccagagcgagaagacagcAGCAACGGCAGAGCCGGGTTCGACGCAAGCGCAGTCAAACGGCCCTCCGCgacaggcgacgagggcgcgccggtcAGCGTAGAGAAGGCTGACGAGGACgcaaggcgcggcgagaTCGCAAGAGGCCACGTGGGTGACCTGAAGGGAGTCTGCGGAGAGTGTAGACGAGGGTaggaaaaggaagaagacggcggaaagcgagagcggcgctgctgcacgaCCCGGCGAAAGGAGCATGGCGAAATCGTGCCCGCTgaagcgagcgcggccgTAGGCCAGACGCGGTGCTTCGGTAGACGCGGAGGGAATGACAGAGAGACGTGAGGAGGAGAGATCCACGAGGGGTAAGGTAGAACCAAGGAAGACGCCCCTGAAGAGAACGATGAAGTCAAGCAACGTACAGGAGAGTCGCGGCAACAGACAGACGTCACATCAGAGCCGCCGGATGCGAGCCCGGCGGGAAAGCCGTCTGGGAGGCGGGCGGGCAAgtgagaagaaagcgacggACGCGATGACGCGTCGGCGGTATCCAGGTGCCGGGACACTGGTGTAGTGCTCAGCCCTGGCGAATCAGATGTATCGGCGGTACATCCGTCCTCTGATTCGCGCACTGGCTGGCGCCTTCGACATTCGCTCCCCGAGGTCTCTGCAGCGGTTCCGCTTGCGCGTGAAGCGCATcccgccgagccgcgccaGAGAGCCATGCGGCGAGGGCTCGCCGCAAAGCGGctgaggagaggcgcagcaccGTGCAGCGCATGCATTGGGCACCGCAGACGCAAAAAGGAAATGCGAGGCCTACGCGGGAGGCCGGGCAGGGAAGCAGCTGCCTCACCCGAGCTTCCTGACCTACCGAGAGGTTGGCGCAAGATGAAGCGGCATCCCTCACAAGCAGAGCTGTCCAGGCACGCACTCGCATGCATCTaccgcgaaggagacagggaaATGCCCATAGAAGATAAAGGGGTGGGCAAGCGGTGAGGAGACCTGCCTTGAGACTGGGGGCCGGAATGCTTTGCGAATAAACGCAGTACTACACCTGGCCGCAAACGACAAAATGCGGCGTACCCGATGAAGGCATGAGACACGTAAGGGGCCTAATCGGCTTGCTTTGGagtgtcgcgcgcctccgacgATATCTGGAGACGGCTTTTgcgaaagagaaaagaaggagaaTTCGCAATAGCTTGTGTAGAGACAGCAGGTTGGGGCAGCAATGAGGGCGACCGCCGACTGCCGCCGGATCGACATATCAGTTTCCCAGACTGACggaaaaaagcgaaagaCAGTGTGGTTCACAGCGTTCTTCGTTTTCATTTCCCTTTTCTGGCTGCTGTGAGCATGCGCTCGTCAAGCATGTCAGTCGGTATCGTTGAGGCGACGTTTCACAGTGTTCGGTCTTTGATCGCTCCACTGGGCTGGCATGCATGCGACGGCCTGGGGGCACTTACAGAAAAAGGGATTAATGAACAAATGCTTCTTGTCAGTGCCCTTCTGTTCCAAACCGAGCTTGTCTTCGGGTTGTCTTTTGGAGTGTGTATACCTGCGATGCTACGTCATCATGTTGCTTTGATTTGAGCCGCGGCGCATACATTGGGATTTTACGCGCAACTGCGCATGCGTTCGCGCTGGCAGGGCTCGTCGATTAGCGAAATTACGTATCTATCtctctcgtttttcttccttACCTCCGCACCTCGCAGGTCTCTTTTGTTTCCTGTTTGTGTGTTCGTCCCCCGCCTCTGTAGTCGTttgcaggcggcagcggatcCTCACTCCTGTTTGCCGGCAATGTAGGACAGTCCTCTCTGCAGGGCTCAGGCGTAAGTGGCAAACTAGCGACTCTCCGTCAAGAAGAGATGTGTTTCAACCGACCCCCACTGTCTCGTCTGCCCTCGGCTTCTGTGAACCGCTCGAGGCGATCTGAAGTGGATGCTGTCTCAAGGACTGACTACCAGGATTAATAGATGTTTGGAAGGCATTGAGGAGTCAAGGGTACACGTCTTCCCGAACAAGGCTGATTTTAGGTCTTACGAGTCAGTCACCTCGACTGGAACAGGAGCCAGCAAGTTTCAATCTAGCTCTCTGGGGAGCCTTCCTTCTGGCGCTGTTCCAGAGCCTTACAGTGCCGGCAGAAAGCATGAAGGCActcgcgaaggcctcgcctgcccggggcccgcgccgaggagcGGGAAGAACGGCTCCGTGTGAGATGCTTCAGAGGCAACACATAAGGAGCCTATCAGCCTTTTCACTACGCTCTGAAGTTCACGCAACACGCAGTTTTTCCTCTGAGGACGACTGGCTTCCCACGGAGAGCGCAGCATCGATGCCCATCGCGCCGAGGGTGCTGTCCCCGCGTCGACATCTGCCTTCGCCAGGGCCCagagctgcgtcgccgttgTCTTCTGCTTGGCATTCCCCTTTGTCTAACTCTCCTGCATACTGCCAAGGGCCCTACGGTATCGGTGGATTCAATAGGCGTGCCATCGCGTCGGCAGAATCACCTCACGTTCCTCTGCCACGTCGGGcgtatccttcttggcaaGTTGTCCGCCGCGGGGCTCAATCTCCTCTTGATTCCCTCCCTTCCCCCTGTCAGCCAGCCTCGagctcgttctctctctctaacCATTCGCTCCTCCGTCCGTGTTCGTTCTCGTCAGCCTCGTTGCCATCCGCCAGGTCGGCATCGAGCTCCTCTAGCTccccgtcgccgtctgcttctctccgGTCGTCCCAGTCCTCTTCGAatcctgcttcttctccttcatcaactgcgccttcctcgatATCTGTGACGCtagctgcgcagcagcggctttCCATAACCGCGCCTTCGGTCACCTCGTTGCCtgcatcttcttcttccgttCTCACACGGCGCCAAGGACAAGCAGAAAAGCTgctcgaggagctcgccgaGATAACCACTATGGATGAATGCCTCTCGTTCTTCTCTGGAAACAAACATCACTTGCGATCGGATGTGTTTCTGGCTCTTCTGAAGCGCATGCAGTTGGTTGCGACCGTGCATCTTTCGAAGCGAGCCACGCGGAGCGACAAGCAAGAGGCACCTCGGCGGGACccgggcggggggagggcgagggagaagaggccgcggcgcctagAGACCTGTTCCTtgacgcgccgccttctgcgtcaagctcgtcgtctctgcgtgggtttcgtctgccgcctcccagTGTCTGCCGTGCGTATTTTCACAGGTTCTCGGGCTTTCGAGACGTGCAGCGGCACCTCCTGAGCAAAGTCGACTCCTTCCCTGTATGCGACCTTCTTGCCGCGCTTGACATTCTTCAACAGCTCAGTGTCTgtccgcgtctcctgctgcgcgcggccgcgccgttgctgctgcagcagctgccgcagctgtctcTCGAGCAAGTTGTGCTGCTTCTGAGGGTCTACGTCCACCCCAACAGCTCCACGCCGGTCGGCCTTCCGAACactggcgcaggcgctgcgacgGTCGCCCGCGAAGTCACGCACTGGCTGTATGCGTGCGGCAATCGACTGGGGAAGCTGGACAGCACTCTTCTCGCCGATCTCGCGGACGCCGGAAGTCGAGTCCCCGTCAGCCAAGTCGCcctgctgcggcttctccTTTCTCCGGTCCGCCAGCGGATGCATGCCATGAGCGCAAGTGAGTGACCGTGCGCGAGTCGCCACGAGTCGACAGCATGCGGACTAGTCGAGCGCGCCAGCAGATGGGACACAGGGGGGTCGGCCGGTGCAACgtggggagagagaaagatgCAGATGTAGCCACTCGGCCTGATGAGCGGTCGTGGGAGTCACCCTTATGAGATGCATACCGAGTACGTTCCCTTGCGGCGTACATATATCATGCATCGTTTCCAGGCGCTTTCGGAGCTCCATGTGTACGTACTCTGTCCGCGCCATTCGTGTCGTGTTTCGCTGCAAAGGGGCTGACTTTCCTCCTTCATAGTTTGGGCGCTAtctctccggcgccgccatTTTTCTCTTGCGCCTAGCAGTTGTCATCTGTAGGGCTCGTGGTTGCGCGCACGTGTAACTCTGCAAGCTGGATTCGCAGTTCTGCGTCTCTAttccgcctctgcatgcatttCAGTGGATATGTTGTTTCCCCCTGTTTCTGTTGTTTTGTTTCGCACTTCAGAGCAACTGTCCCTGGTGCTGCATGCGTACGCAAAGCACCCGAGCGCAGGGGACGACTTCGTCCTCCAGCAAGGCCTCACGCTGCTCCTCTCGCGCCACTCGGTCCCCGCCATGTCGCTTCCGGCTGTTCTTCGCTGCATCTGGGCGGCGTCCGTGGCCTGCAGCCCAAGCGCCACAGGCACAGCGGGCCGCAGCAGTCCAccgtcgctgcagaggcagcagcagagtGAGCATCTGAAGCTCTTGGAAGTCCTGTTGACGCGTGCGGagcctctgcttctgcgccacCCCGAGCAGCTCGACGGGCAAGCGGTTGCGACACTCGTTTGGGCCTGCAGTAGAGGTGGAGGATGCCTGGGATCCGCTGCCCTCCTTCAAATGCTGCATCGGCGCACTCTCCGAGTCCATTCCCAGATGAGTCCACAAGGTACGTCGGCCGCGAACCGGCGCCGTGACGAGCCCCGGCTGTGGCTCGGAAATTCTATGTATCCCCTTGATGGATTCCTCGGAGAGGCTGGCGGTGCGTGTCCAACGTCCGCAGTCATGGGGAAAATTAACTTGCTTTGCGGATAGGCACATCCCATCTGCCCTTAGCACGCGAAAATAGCACGCTACTCTAAGCGTTCCATATGGCGGTTCGTGAGCCGCGCGTTCtccggcgcgtggcgcgggTCTGCCTACTGAAAACTTGCGCGGCATGCGGGCTATCGCGTTCAGATTTTCTGTCTTCAGGCCTGTCTAATACGCTGTGGGGGTTCGCTACGTCTCTGGGCCGCATGGTCGATATCCGCGGAGCAGCCGCGGGTAGCAGCTCCCCAGACAACTCGTCCGAGGAGCCTgtagacggcgacgccgcctcgccaCAGACTGTGGCAACTGGCGGCTCCTCGACGCGTGGAGGAGTGTCTGGAGCGTCAGCTTCCAGTTCgcctgctgccggcggcgctggagaggtgcctggcgcgggcgcgcccgaTTCGCCTGTAAACGGCGAGGCTCTGTGTGTGCTTCTCTTCCAACACGTGGAGCCGCACGTGCTGCGCTCACTGGCCAGGTGTGAGCCGCAAGACTTGGcgacgctctccgcggcgtaCGCTTTactccgctgcggcagcgaggcgctgcatACGGCGGTGCAGCAGCTCATCACCGAGAACTGGGCGGACGAGATGAGCGCAGACCAGCTGGTGCGGGTTGCGCACGCGTACGCCATCCTCCGGGGGAGCAGCCGCATGTTTAGCGCGCTCCAAGTCAATCTCTTGCGGAGACTTGAAACGTTCACCGTCCACGGCCTCTGCGACGTCATCTGGAGCTACGTGGTCATGCGTTATCTCGACGAGCAGTTCTTGGAGGtgaggaggagcggcgcaCAGCGGCGAAAGCCCCGCGTGGTGCCTGGGTCACATCTGTCAAACTcgaacgcgcgccgcgggctttCGGAATGTCAGAGCGTTGCCAGCTGTTTTTGAGGCCAGCGGGTCTGAGCCTTCGTTTCTGGAGAAGGCGTCGGTGTCGTGGGGGCTTAGGAACGGCTTTTTGCGTGGGTTGCGTGTCTGACTTCCAGATGTGTGTCTCTCTAGTGCCTCTGGACCgagtcgccggcgacgaTCGATGTGCCTTGCTGTACCCTGCGGCTTCCGAGATCGCCCTAGGTGAGAAAGCATGCCTTCCTTCCGGAGGtgctgcaggctgctgcggccgcggcagcttaAACATGAGCATGCCGCGTTAGCCTTGAGTCAAGACACGTGTGTCCACGCCCTGGAAGACACGTTTACGTACAAATGCAGCCGTTGTCGTTCACTCGCTTGGCAAAAACAGACGACAACGCGCGCCAGATTTGGAGAGTGTAGCAGCTCATGTTGGTATGTCCCGGATGTTTTTCAGCTTTGCCGTCGATGGATCAGATTCGGCTTCAACGCATGCGGAAGTACACTCGGGGtgagagagcgccgcggaccTTGTATGCACCCCGAGGAAGGgaaagccgcgcgacgctgctGGCAGGATACTGCAGTGCGGCGAGACGACATCTGCCTTTTTCTTGTGGTTCGAGTACGCGGGCGGAAGCAGCGGTTTCGCACAAACTGTGCTACCAGAGGGGGTGTGCCTCCAGCTGAAATGCACTTCTTCGCAGTGTGCCGCTCAGCAAAGTCTTTAGAAAACGGTCAGGTTTGTGCTGTTTTGTCCACTTCCTCGCAGAAGCATTTTGGGAGCTGCAACTGCTCGATTTCCCgaccgccttcgcggcctctgtTGCTCACAGTAGGTCTATCGTGCGCGTGAAGGAGGCAGTGACATCTTGAGGAACTGCTGGGAAATCTATAGGAGGATCGAGTGCTGCATTTTGGTTCTTCCGTTTGCTGCGCGCATATTTTTTCCCTGGAGCACAGGGACTGGCTAGGCGTCCAGTCACTGGTTGCGCGGCTCTTCGGATGCGCAAACTGTAGGATTATaagagagcgcggcgctATCTCAACGCGAGTGTGCGTGTTTACAGCGGCCCGCGTGCTAACTGAAATGCTGGCTTCGTCGAGTACAACCTCCCATCGGCTGAGCGCGTCTAGTGCAGACAACGGCACTGTCAGCGAGCTTCTACAGGGAGAGGGAGATGGTGAAGCAGACAGCCAGCGGTTTGATCGCGACGCCGCTGAGGCTTTGCGATCGTGTTCCATTACCGAGGCGTTCGATTTCCTGGGATATCTCGTCGACGtgtggctgcagcggccgtcAGACAGCCGCAGCATGGATGGTGACCAGATGGGTGTCCCGACAAAAAGCATAGCAGGCAATGCCGAGAACAGTTGTGAAGGC is part of the Besnoitia besnoiti strain Bb-Ger1 chromosome XII, whole genome shotgun sequence genome and encodes:
- a CDS encoding hypothetical protein (encoded by transcript BESB_023690) is translated as MPLVLLWKQTSLAIGCVSGSSEAHAVGCDRASFEASHAERQARGTSAGPGRGEGEGEEAAAPRDLFLDAPPSASSSSSLRGFRLPPPSVCRAYFHRFSGFRDVQRHLLSKVDSFPVCDLLAALDILQQLSVCPRLLLRAAAPLLLQQLPQLSLEQVVLLLRVYVHPNSSTPVGLPNTGAGAATVAREVTHWLYACGNRLGKLDSTLLADLADAGSRVPVSQVALLRLLLSPVRQRMHAMSAKQLSLVLHAYAKHPSAGDDFVLQQGLTLLLSRHSVPAMSLPAVLRCIWAASVACSPSATGTAGRSSPPSLQRQQQSEHLKLLEVLLTRAEPLLLRHPEQLDGQAVATLVWACSRGGGCLGSAALLQMLHRRTLRVHSQMSPQGLSNTLWGFATSLGRMVDIRGAAAGSSSPDNSSEEPVDGDAASPQTVATGGSSTRGGVSGASASSSPAAGGAGEVPGAGAPDSPVNGEALCVLLFQHVEPHVLRSLARCEPQDLATLSAAYALLRCGSEALHTAVQQLITENWADEMSADQLVRVAHAYAILRGSSRMFSALQVNLLRRLETFTVHGLCDVIWSYVVMRYLDEQFLEMCVSLVPLDRVAGDDRCALLYPAASEIALALPSMDQIRLQRMRKYTREAFWELQLLDFPTAFAASVAHTARVLTEMLASSSTTSHRLSASSADNGTVSELLQGEGDGEADSQRFDRDAAEALRSCSITEAFDFLGYLVDVWLQRPSDSRSMDGDQMGVPTKSIAGNAENSCEGVGNQVLNALLEGGVALLCHTHATVHRETGKPLGPAIMRHRFLKRKNVPTVNLLWDVWKTLPTTKARVEWLHAKIVRALREEQARQASRDLNRARVSASNGKVVRAELHA
- a CDS encoding hypothetical protein (encoded by transcript BESB_023670), translating into MHALHGAAPLLSRFAASPRRMALWRGSAGCASRASGTAAETSGSECRRRQPVRESEDGCTADTSDSPGLSTTPVSRHLDTADASSRPSLSSHLPARLPDGFPAGLASGGSDVTSVCCRDSPVRCLTSSFSSGASSLVLPYPSWISPPHVSLSFPPRLPKHRVWPTAALASAGTISPCSFRRVVQQRRSRFPPSSSFSYPRLHSPQTPFRSPTWPLAISPRLASSSAFSTLTGAPSSPVAEGRLTALASNPALPLLLSSRSGSSSSCSSATLPVVATPSPRLVESNSSASTGGLAGPFCPVRVSEARLRLLQLASEATSLHLSCADSIADLTASGRAAKRASSGSHASLPPPDRPALPTRIEDLSKQALSLVDAVADSSRFGGASASAAVDTAAHQPDNTTSPDAQESDVCSLRDDVLDKLRDAAASVLLPGLVALLPPFASSISEFATADESARLRLELLPESLSSLLKLMIRVLQSPQRWASLTDDEFAATAHALRVFGCVDTLTAAAAADALLHENRLRQVSLRRLAEIASSLLDHHVARRIEDTRLCKNPPTVLLSSPSPDALIRRAAKAAQARLLSERDALLDAGILVRAWQTAASLSVLSHASHIRAEKGFLLLLERMKEQQKEGEGAAASAAASVLPEDELAALPLALAAVETPEERLFLWAAEQMLVRLGGPSLRQIHLALEESHAGASGRAAGSTEDRETRRPDGWHGKSRVSRDVRTRPADGRRPSGALGSGSGRGPGGSRSEQVKERALVHRLLHGMALWERIGPPGMQQQALPVFCQAILLPCLPLLPSTVLLHLLEAATSTTLATSVSRRPAFYFSSFLPSAEGLLARRAAGANRREAKQRLRQVLQEREDTLRRLAAGALGLLLLESSRRARFEKGQLFRLLRATRRFAEAQMLPKHQRLAQLLSDKSDGLLEVEAALAGGLPLLYRDIALQLRLVSRSAIFFPSRSGSLVNMALLSTLPASNERQMPVCGVELASAERDGWVPVAAGRSSLRSSSRRELSSEDLSGENSVERAARAMIHAATSGGADDRERGRPCPIATSELVDSLRDVTVLTGLLPLRRARQPHRSAPALSPAAEGAEWIDVLPEGHYLLDVLQELLPLLSLAVAPMKAATVSHSPQTSSEISEVVTSCSALLLRLVAFWNLKTELERCFASLGFAGGLPSVDRGKLACCRLLVLQLALLSYDSRVDPRAAALALRALLACLHRVPDPALSDHILVHLLPILPRCFSETASANGDSVCPAANGDARRVSASLYLVPVVSGFLRRVMEATATSTGGAQASGGDVGSCLRACRSVNSEAAVEAGELHPDSDSSDSGREPPVNSATDAQCWLSTEKGLTAVVPSLAAAAWLNHQCELLCGANGCAHEPNTGAAGDSARLDVGAGSETRLHGCPADAAFVAEMHQCTSRALRAAKRQFRRLPSRDVRLLEMHLRELERERGRGLQRAASASSPFIQQLQGLLADRWGIY
- a CDS encoding hypothetical protein (encoded by transcript BESB_023680), which encodes MESRCCAASVTDIEEGAVDEGEEAGFEEDWDDRREADGDGELEELDADLADGNEADENEHGRRSEWLERENELEAG